In Seriola aureovittata isolate HTS-2021-v1 ecotype China chromosome 24, ASM2101889v1, whole genome shotgun sequence, the following proteins share a genomic window:
- the LOC130165247 gene encoding microtubule-associated protein 2-like isoform X5, whose protein sequence is MADGRQPDEHWASNGQENGENGYSAYSSGYRENGYHGGAAAHPGTTVDDSANLPPSPPPSPSAEQIGPVAQEDKIEVLSQQQDEEEAPEGPSRYQEEVTYEQPGDLLLKQADYLTEPQALGCQQAQTPEVLNGGSHQAQLEECISKASCESAMKEDEPQAPSLHGKQVAVERATAEGAELAPTEPPPPAVKDKDRSDTSSVELGNQDRKDVVEESVDSHLLVESKAKEVKQSAQAEESSKATTEEKEGTVPPSQSEAPMSESKGKVGTIAEINKADQDSGGDIRLHETPPTGIQKVDQRQETVKSSPDPATELKSTSETFVQHEPGATTYFETSSKSHEEESTQPQSYYELSTASETKLSGETESIAQKLEEQQEKKVKTCPGKMSLEQRSLSLNITVGSSVGQTVKKETSRTFLDSLGPISGSFDESEVYPSTPSVESHKPTFPPAVSITPTSTESTEDIPTKEDTPQPSDKHSFEQTSNLSEMLDLAGSLPQPSLERREVDHMRRKSVPADVSALVGSSLAKLALGDQTSRVVGGERQLEEMGYCVFSEYSGPMPSPADVPSPGESPHQHFPSMEGEVEEELGATEVDDVHKGIQQPDERGTVPDISQKTITEKKDAPVKTTLILERAVTSGVKPDRLRIPITSSKDRLTEFRLESGLPGDIKIQAIPEVDIEKDPSREASPIPPDNSFTFTHTETGIKAPPTPTTPKSPDDTPSESQDTGEKAGEDVSPEVKAEKDVKCDSTDDKQPGLDKEMLTPEQKESEKSGEPELAKTDIPSASSQSLGESTEIDDKNIQSDHGRPEKLEGIEKYETSKAVQDLSTEKPLDEKGAQIELPEVTVEKGSPKPHISSPIIIIPQAQVEEEVDDEDDIEIAEEPQEMMEEVEEPVLPKTDQAEVGKEEPKKVEVRLMVGDQVLEEDPKSGAEEWSHSAQNSDDGEPATDSSHLSPCSDQDPPQPTEDGSRDQGMGEDKLAEDPQINREQAEKQGDEEVKKDQTGEEEVREVGTDEIHEKKEEKMMEEEVEGKNRMVEEEEQKDIEIGQEVEETSDVLCQTSQTANDETTMDVSILDTESGCMDSKDDDKSIMTEQIEALPHTQSPTSTPVVVDRPAKRAPGRGRGNSGTTESKLSRKVPSHHPREEMKKKKVGMRRADQNKVSALQSRSPSRKSVAKAAARHPRPALLHGSARRKATGMEIHQPLSVAHQSRERTTERAYRSPEKRSSLPRPAKSLTRHIPAAEQEDSTPTRPTSFRTESRADSRSGRAASMAGTDSARSRSVRSGASTPGSSAVTPGTPPSYSCRTPGSRTPGSHTPKSFSVLQEKKVAVIRTPPKSPSSAQRQLKVLNQPLPDLKNVKSKIGSTSNLKHQPKGGQVMIPSVKLDFSHVQSKCGSLDKLQHTAGGGNCCPQIQIQTKKIDLSHVTAKCGSMSNIHHKPGGGHVRIENQKLDFKEKAHAKVGSLDNTAHIPGGGNVMIESHKLSFRESAKARVDHGAEIVVTHSPGVETGGTSPRLSSAGSINLLESPQLSTLAQDVTAALAKQGL, encoded by the exons ATGGCAGACGGTCGGCAGCCAGACGAGCACTGGGCCTCCAACGGCCAAGAGAACGGCGAGAATGGCTACTCCGCCTACAGCTCTGGCTACAGGGAGAATGGATACCACGGTGGCGCGGCTGCACATCCTGGAACGACAG TGGATGACTCAGCCAATTtgcctccctcccctcccccctcaccaTCCGCTGAGCAGATTGGGCCCGTGGcacaag AAGATAAAATAGAGGTTCTCAGTCAACAGcaagatgaggaggaggctcCAGAGGGGCCCAGCCGTTACCAAGAGGAAGTGACATATGAGCAGCCAGGAGACTTGCTCTTAAAGCAGGCAGATTATTTAACAGAGCCCCAGGCTTTGGGCTGCCAGCAAGCCCAGACACCTGAGGTCCTCAATGGAGGAAGTCATCAAG CCCAGCTGGAAGAATGTATCAGTAAGGCATCTTGTGAGTCCGCTATGAAAGAAGATGAACCTCAAGCGCCGTCGCTACATGGAAAGCAGGTGGCtgttgaaagagcaacagctgAAGGAGCAGAACTCGCCCCGACCgaacctcctcctcccgctGTGAAAGATAAAGATCGCTCTGACACCTCCTCAGTTGAGCTGGGTAACCAAGACAGAAAGGATGTAGTAGAAGAGTCTGTCGACAGCCACCTGCTTGTAGAGTCCAAAGCAAAAGAGGTGAAACAGTCTGCACAGGCAGAAGAGTCCTCAAAGGCTAcgacagaagaaaaagagggaacTGTCCCAccgagccaatcagaagcccCTATGAGTGAAAGCAAGGGAAAAGTGGGGACGATTGCGGAGATAAATAAGGCAGATCAAGACAGTGGCGGTGACATTAGGTTGCATGAGACGCCACCGACTGGTATTCAAAAAGTCGACCAAAGACAAGAAACAGTCAAATCAAGTCCAGACCCTGCTACAGAGTTGAAATCCACATCGGAAACTTTTGTTCAACACGAGCCAGGAGCAACAACCTACTTTGAGACATCCTCAAAAAGCCATGAAGAAGAGTCAACGCAACCTCAGAGTTATTATGAACTCAGCACAGCATCAGAGACAAAGTTAAGTGGGGAAACTGAAAGCATTGCGCAGAAGCTAGAGGAACAACAGGAGAAGAAAGTCAAAACATGTCCTGGTAAGATGTCATTAGAACAGAGAAGCCTCTCCTTGAACATCACTGTTGGATCCTCAGTGGGACAGACAGTGAAGAAAGAGACGTCAAGGACCTTCTTGGACAGCTTGGGTCCAATCAGTGGAAGTTTTGATGAATCTGAGGTTTACCCTTCAACACCATCCGTGGAGAGCCATAAACCCACGTTTCCTCCAGCTGTCTCAATTACCCCAACTTCCACTGAATCAACTGAGGATATTCCTACCAAAGAAGATACGCCTCAACCTTCTGACAAGCACAGTTTTGAGCAAACAAGCAACCTCTCTGAGATGTTGGACTTGGCTGGATCCCTGCCACAGCCATCACTAGAGAGGAGGGAGGTTGACCACATGAGACGAAAGTCAGTGCCCGCTGATGTATCAGCTCTGGTGGGGAGTTCTTTGGCCAAGCTCGCCTTGGGAGATCAGACCTCCAGGGTGGTGGGTGGGGAAAGACAGCTGGAAGAAATGGGctactgtgttttcagtgagtaCTCAGGGCCCATGCCTTCTCCTGCTGATGTACCCAGTCCTGGGGAGTCTCCCCACCAGCACTTCCCTTCTATGGAGGGTGAAGTTGAGGAAGAGCTTGGGGCCACAGAAGTTGACGATGTTCACAAGGGAATCCAACAACCAGATGAGAGAGGAACTGTACCTGACATATCTCAAAAAACAATAACTGAGAAGAAAGATGCACCAGTAAAGACTACCCTGATTCTTGAAAGAGCTGTGACAAGTGGAGTAAAACCTGATCGGCTAAGAATCCCAATCACTTCTTCaaaagacagactgactgagtTTCGTTTGGAGAGTGGCCTGCCTGGTGACATAAAGATCCAAGCAATCCCTGAAGTGGACATTGAAAAAGACCCCTCCCGAGAGGCTTCTCCCATCCCACCAGACAATTCCTTTACTTTCACTCATACGGAAACTGGAATCAAGGCTCCCCCAACTCCCACCACCCCCAAGTCCCCAGATGATACACCCTCAGAAAGCCAAGACACTGGAGAGAAAGCTGGGGAAGATGTCTCACCAGAGGTCAAAGCAGAGAAAGATGTGAAGTGTGACAGCACTGATGATAAACAGCCAGGGTTAGACAAAGAAATGCTGACACCTGAACAGAAAGAATCAGAAAAAAGTGGAGAACCAGAATTGGCCAAAACAGACATACCCTCAGCATCATCTCAGTCTTTAGGAGAGAGCACAGAAATAGATGACAAGAATATTCAAAGTGACCATGGGAGACCTGAAAAATTAGAAGGAATAGAAAAATATGAGACCTCAAAAGCTGTTCAGGATTTAAGCACTGAAAAGCCCTTAGATGAGAAAGGTGCCCAAATCGAGTTACCGGAGGTGACTGTGGAAAAGGGTTCACCAAAGCCACACATATCCTCCCCAATCATCATTATACCTCAAGCacaagtagaagaagaagtggatgatgaggatgatatTGAGATCGCTGAAGAGCCTCAAGAGATGATGGAGGAAGTGGAAGAGCCTGTTCTCCCCAAGACGGATCAAGCTGAGGTTGGAAAGGAAGAGCCAAAGAAAGTGGAGGTGAGGCTGATGGTAGGTGATCAGGTGTTGGAAGAAGATCCCAAGTCTGGAGCAGAGGAATGGAGCCATAGTGCCCAAAACAGTGACGATGGGGAACCTGCGACAGACAGTTCACACTTGTCTCCATGCTCTGACCAGGACCCACCACAGCCAACGGAGGATGGAAGTAGAGATCAAGGGATGGGGGAGGATAAACTAGCAGAAGACCCACAAATAAATAGAGAACAAGCTGAGAAACAAGGGGATGAGGAGGTAAAGAAAGACcaaacaggagaggaggaagtgagggaaGTTGGTACTGATGagatacatgaaaaaaaagaggagaaaatgatggAAGAAGAAGTTGAGGGGAAGAATAGGAtggttgaggaggaggagcagaaagaCATCGAGATTGGTCAGGAGGTGGAAGAGACTTCTGATGTGCTCTGCCAGACCAGTCAGACAGCTAACGATGAAACCACCATGGACGTCTCCATCCTAGATACAGAGAGTGGCTGTATGGACTCAAAAG ATGATGACAAAAGTATTATGACTGAGCAAATCGAAGCCCTTCCTCACACCCAGAGTCCAACCAGTACACCTGTGGTGGTGGACAGACCCGCTAAACGGGCCCCTGGCAGAGGAAGGGGCAACTCTGGCACTACTGAGAGCAAACTGTCCCGCAAAGTACCCAGCCACCATccaagagaggagatgaagaagaaaaaag TAGGCATGAGGAGGGCTGACCAGAATAAGGTGTCAGCCCTCCAAAGTCGTTCTCCATCTCGAAAGAGTGTAGCCAAAGCGGCGGCCAGACATCCTAGGCCTGCTCTGCTTCACGGCTCTGCTAGACGCAAGGCCACAG GGATGGAAATCCATCAGCCCCTCAGTGTGGCCCACCAGTCCAGGGAGAGGACCACT GAGAGAGCATACCGCAGCCCAGAGAAGAGGTCATCCCTCCCCAGGCCAGCCAAATCTCTGACTCGCCACATCCCTGCTGCTGAGCAAGAAGACAGCACCCCCACCAGGCCAACCT CGTTCCGTACCGAGTCCAGAGCGGACAGCAGGTCTGGAAGAGCTGCTAGTATGGCAG GTACAGACTCGGCACGTTCTCGATCAGTGCGCAGCGGCGCCTCCACCCCTGGCTCCTCTGCCGTCACGCCCGGCACGCCCCCCAGCTACTCTTGCCGCACCCCGGGCTCGCGCACCCCCGGCAGCCACACGCCCAAGTCGTTCAGCGTCCTCCAGGAGAAGAAGGTGGCGGTGATCCGAACCCCGCCCAAGTCTCCATCCTCCGCCCAGCGGCAGCTGAAGGTTCTCAATCAGCCCCTGCCTGACCTGAAGAATGTAAAGTCCAAGATTGGCTCCACCTCCAATCTCAAACATCAGCCGAAAGGCGGGCAG GTCATGATTCCAAGTGTTAAACTGGATTTTAGCCACGTTCAGTCTAAATGTGGCTCCCTGGACAAACTCCAGCACACAGCAGGCGGGGGAAAC TGCTGCCCACAGATCCAAATCCAAACCAAGAAGATCGACTTGAGCCACGTCACTGCCAAGTGCGGCTCTATGTCCAACATCCACCACAAGCCAG GGGGAGGCCACGTGCGTATTGAGAATCAGAAGCTGGACTTTAAAGAAAAGGCCCATGCCAAGGTCGGCTCCCTGGACAACACCGCCCACATTCCTGGAGGGGGCAATGTTATG ATTGAGAGCCACAAGCTGAGCTTCCGGGAATCAGCCAAAGCCCGAGTGGACCACGGCGCTGAAATCGTCGTCACCCACTCCCCCGGGGTCGAGACAGGAGGCACTTCCCCTCGCCTGTCCTCCGCCGGCAGCATCAATCTCCTGGAGTCACCACAGCTCTCCACGCTGGCCCAGGATGTCACCGCCGCTCTGGCCAAGCAGGGCTTATGA
- the LOC130165247 gene encoding microtubule-associated protein 2-like isoform X3, translating to MADGRQPDEHWASNGQENGENGYSAYSSGYRENGYHGGAAAHPGTTVDDSANLPPSPPPSPSAEQIGPVAQDKIEVLSQQQDEEEAPEGPSRYQEEVTYEQPGDLLLKQADYLTEPQALGCQQAQTPEVLNGGSHQGEHSPSQKAQLEECISKASCESAMKEDEPQAPSLHGKQVAVERATAEGAELAPTEPPPPAVKDKDRSDTSSVELGNQDRKDVVEESVDSHLLVESKAKEVKQSAQAEESSKATTEEKEGTVPPSQSEAPMSESKGKVGTIAEINKADQDSGGDIRLHETPPTGIQKVDQRQETVKSSPDPATELKSTSETFVQHEPGATTYFETSSKSHEEESTQPQSYYELSTASETKLSGETESIAQKLEEQQEKKVKTCPGKMSLEQRSLSLNITVGSSVGQTVKKETSRTFLDSLGPISGSFDESEVYPSTPSVESHKPTFPPAVSITPTSTESTEDIPTKEDTPQPSDKHSFEQTSNLSEMLDLAGSLPQPSLERREVDHMRRKSVPADVSALVGSSLAKLALGDQTSRVVGGERQLEEMGYCVFSEYSGPMPSPADVPSPGESPHQHFPSMEGEVEEELGATEVDDVHKGIQQPDERGTVPDISQKTITEKKDAPVKTTLILERAVTSGVKPDRLRIPITSSKDRLTEFRLESGLPGDIKIQAIPEVDIEKDPSREASPIPPDNSFTFTHTETGIKAPPTPTTPKSPDDTPSESQDTGEKAGEDVSPEVKAEKDVKCDSTDDKQPGLDKEMLTPEQKESEKSGEPELAKTDIPSASSQSLGESTEIDDKNIQSDHGRPEKLEGIEKYETSKAVQDLSTEKPLDEKGAQIELPEVTVEKGSPKPHISSPIIIIPQAQVEEEVDDEDDIEIAEEPQEMMEEVEEPVLPKTDQAEVGKEEPKKVEVRLMVGDQVLEEDPKSGAEEWSHSAQNSDDGEPATDSSHLSPCSDQDPPQPTEDGSRDQGMGEDKLAEDPQINREQAEKQGDEEVKKDQTGEEEVREVGTDEIHEKKEEKMMEEEVEGKNRMVEEEEQKDIEIGQEVEETSDVLCQTSQTANDETTMDVSILDTESGCMDSKDDDKSIMTEQIEALPHTQSPTSTPVVVDRPAKRAPGRGRGNSGTTESKLSRKVPSHHPREEMKKKKVGMRRADQNKVSALQSRSPSRKSVAKAAARHPRPALLHGSARRKATGMEIHQPLSVAHQSRERTTERAYRSPEKRSSLPRPAKSLTRHIPAAEQEDSTPTRPTSFRTESRADSRSGRAASMAGTDSARSRSVRSGASTPGSSAVTPGTPPSYSCRTPGSRTPGSHTPKSFSVLQEKKVAVIRTPPKSPSSAQRQLKVLNQPLPDLKNVKSKIGSTSNLKHQPKGGQVMIPSVKLDFSHVQSKCGSLDKLQHTAGGGNCCPQIQIQTKKIDLSHVTAKCGSMSNIHHKPGGGHVRIENQKLDFKEKAHAKVGSLDNTAHIPGGGNVMIESHKLSFRESAKARVDHGAEIVVTHSPGVETGGTSPRLSSAGSINLLESPQLSTLAQDVTAALAKQGL from the exons ATGGCAGACGGTCGGCAGCCAGACGAGCACTGGGCCTCCAACGGCCAAGAGAACGGCGAGAATGGCTACTCCGCCTACAGCTCTGGCTACAGGGAGAATGGATACCACGGTGGCGCGGCTGCACATCCTGGAACGACAG TGGATGACTCAGCCAATTtgcctccctcccctcccccctcaccaTCCGCTGAGCAGATTGGGCCCGTGGcacaag ATAAAATAGAGGTTCTCAGTCAACAGcaagatgaggaggaggctcCAGAGGGGCCCAGCCGTTACCAAGAGGAAGTGACATATGAGCAGCCAGGAGACTTGCTCTTAAAGCAGGCAGATTATTTAACAGAGCCCCAGGCTTTGGGCTGCCAGCAAGCCCAGACACCTGAGGTCCTCAATGGAGGAAGTCATCAAGGTGAACACAGCCCGTCAcaaaaag CCCAGCTGGAAGAATGTATCAGTAAGGCATCTTGTGAGTCCGCTATGAAAGAAGATGAACCTCAAGCGCCGTCGCTACATGGAAAGCAGGTGGCtgttgaaagagcaacagctgAAGGAGCAGAACTCGCCCCGACCgaacctcctcctcccgctGTGAAAGATAAAGATCGCTCTGACACCTCCTCAGTTGAGCTGGGTAACCAAGACAGAAAGGATGTAGTAGAAGAGTCTGTCGACAGCCACCTGCTTGTAGAGTCCAAAGCAAAAGAGGTGAAACAGTCTGCACAGGCAGAAGAGTCCTCAAAGGCTAcgacagaagaaaaagagggaacTGTCCCAccgagccaatcagaagcccCTATGAGTGAAAGCAAGGGAAAAGTGGGGACGATTGCGGAGATAAATAAGGCAGATCAAGACAGTGGCGGTGACATTAGGTTGCATGAGACGCCACCGACTGGTATTCAAAAAGTCGACCAAAGACAAGAAACAGTCAAATCAAGTCCAGACCCTGCTACAGAGTTGAAATCCACATCGGAAACTTTTGTTCAACACGAGCCAGGAGCAACAACCTACTTTGAGACATCCTCAAAAAGCCATGAAGAAGAGTCAACGCAACCTCAGAGTTATTATGAACTCAGCACAGCATCAGAGACAAAGTTAAGTGGGGAAACTGAAAGCATTGCGCAGAAGCTAGAGGAACAACAGGAGAAGAAAGTCAAAACATGTCCTGGTAAGATGTCATTAGAACAGAGAAGCCTCTCCTTGAACATCACTGTTGGATCCTCAGTGGGACAGACAGTGAAGAAAGAGACGTCAAGGACCTTCTTGGACAGCTTGGGTCCAATCAGTGGAAGTTTTGATGAATCTGAGGTTTACCCTTCAACACCATCCGTGGAGAGCCATAAACCCACGTTTCCTCCAGCTGTCTCAATTACCCCAACTTCCACTGAATCAACTGAGGATATTCCTACCAAAGAAGATACGCCTCAACCTTCTGACAAGCACAGTTTTGAGCAAACAAGCAACCTCTCTGAGATGTTGGACTTGGCTGGATCCCTGCCACAGCCATCACTAGAGAGGAGGGAGGTTGACCACATGAGACGAAAGTCAGTGCCCGCTGATGTATCAGCTCTGGTGGGGAGTTCTTTGGCCAAGCTCGCCTTGGGAGATCAGACCTCCAGGGTGGTGGGTGGGGAAAGACAGCTGGAAGAAATGGGctactgtgttttcagtgagtaCTCAGGGCCCATGCCTTCTCCTGCTGATGTACCCAGTCCTGGGGAGTCTCCCCACCAGCACTTCCCTTCTATGGAGGGTGAAGTTGAGGAAGAGCTTGGGGCCACAGAAGTTGACGATGTTCACAAGGGAATCCAACAACCAGATGAGAGAGGAACTGTACCTGACATATCTCAAAAAACAATAACTGAGAAGAAAGATGCACCAGTAAAGACTACCCTGATTCTTGAAAGAGCTGTGACAAGTGGAGTAAAACCTGATCGGCTAAGAATCCCAATCACTTCTTCaaaagacagactgactgagtTTCGTTTGGAGAGTGGCCTGCCTGGTGACATAAAGATCCAAGCAATCCCTGAAGTGGACATTGAAAAAGACCCCTCCCGAGAGGCTTCTCCCATCCCACCAGACAATTCCTTTACTTTCACTCATACGGAAACTGGAATCAAGGCTCCCCCAACTCCCACCACCCCCAAGTCCCCAGATGATACACCCTCAGAAAGCCAAGACACTGGAGAGAAAGCTGGGGAAGATGTCTCACCAGAGGTCAAAGCAGAGAAAGATGTGAAGTGTGACAGCACTGATGATAAACAGCCAGGGTTAGACAAAGAAATGCTGACACCTGAACAGAAAGAATCAGAAAAAAGTGGAGAACCAGAATTGGCCAAAACAGACATACCCTCAGCATCATCTCAGTCTTTAGGAGAGAGCACAGAAATAGATGACAAGAATATTCAAAGTGACCATGGGAGACCTGAAAAATTAGAAGGAATAGAAAAATATGAGACCTCAAAAGCTGTTCAGGATTTAAGCACTGAAAAGCCCTTAGATGAGAAAGGTGCCCAAATCGAGTTACCGGAGGTGACTGTGGAAAAGGGTTCACCAAAGCCACACATATCCTCCCCAATCATCATTATACCTCAAGCacaagtagaagaagaagtggatgatgaggatgatatTGAGATCGCTGAAGAGCCTCAAGAGATGATGGAGGAAGTGGAAGAGCCTGTTCTCCCCAAGACGGATCAAGCTGAGGTTGGAAAGGAAGAGCCAAAGAAAGTGGAGGTGAGGCTGATGGTAGGTGATCAGGTGTTGGAAGAAGATCCCAAGTCTGGAGCAGAGGAATGGAGCCATAGTGCCCAAAACAGTGACGATGGGGAACCTGCGACAGACAGTTCACACTTGTCTCCATGCTCTGACCAGGACCCACCACAGCCAACGGAGGATGGAAGTAGAGATCAAGGGATGGGGGAGGATAAACTAGCAGAAGACCCACAAATAAATAGAGAACAAGCTGAGAAACAAGGGGATGAGGAGGTAAAGAAAGACcaaacaggagaggaggaagtgagggaaGTTGGTACTGATGagatacatgaaaaaaaagaggagaaaatgatggAAGAAGAAGTTGAGGGGAAGAATAGGAtggttgaggaggaggagcagaaagaCATCGAGATTGGTCAGGAGGTGGAAGAGACTTCTGATGTGCTCTGCCAGACCAGTCAGACAGCTAACGATGAAACCACCATGGACGTCTCCATCCTAGATACAGAGAGTGGCTGTATGGACTCAAAAG ATGATGACAAAAGTATTATGACTGAGCAAATCGAAGCCCTTCCTCACACCCAGAGTCCAACCAGTACACCTGTGGTGGTGGACAGACCCGCTAAACGGGCCCCTGGCAGAGGAAGGGGCAACTCTGGCACTACTGAGAGCAAACTGTCCCGCAAAGTACCCAGCCACCATccaagagaggagatgaagaagaaaaaag TAGGCATGAGGAGGGCTGACCAGAATAAGGTGTCAGCCCTCCAAAGTCGTTCTCCATCTCGAAAGAGTGTAGCCAAAGCGGCGGCCAGACATCCTAGGCCTGCTCTGCTTCACGGCTCTGCTAGACGCAAGGCCACAG GGATGGAAATCCATCAGCCCCTCAGTGTGGCCCACCAGTCCAGGGAGAGGACCACT GAGAGAGCATACCGCAGCCCAGAGAAGAGGTCATCCCTCCCCAGGCCAGCCAAATCTCTGACTCGCCACATCCCTGCTGCTGAGCAAGAAGACAGCACCCCCACCAGGCCAACCT CGTTCCGTACCGAGTCCAGAGCGGACAGCAGGTCTGGAAGAGCTGCTAGTATGGCAG GTACAGACTCGGCACGTTCTCGATCAGTGCGCAGCGGCGCCTCCACCCCTGGCTCCTCTGCCGTCACGCCCGGCACGCCCCCCAGCTACTCTTGCCGCACCCCGGGCTCGCGCACCCCCGGCAGCCACACGCCCAAGTCGTTCAGCGTCCTCCAGGAGAAGAAGGTGGCGGTGATCCGAACCCCGCCCAAGTCTCCATCCTCCGCCCAGCGGCAGCTGAAGGTTCTCAATCAGCCCCTGCCTGACCTGAAGAATGTAAAGTCCAAGATTGGCTCCACCTCCAATCTCAAACATCAGCCGAAAGGCGGGCAG GTCATGATTCCAAGTGTTAAACTGGATTTTAGCCACGTTCAGTCTAAATGTGGCTCCCTGGACAAACTCCAGCACACAGCAGGCGGGGGAAAC TGCTGCCCACAGATCCAAATCCAAACCAAGAAGATCGACTTGAGCCACGTCACTGCCAAGTGCGGCTCTATGTCCAACATCCACCACAAGCCAG GGGGAGGCCACGTGCGTATTGAGAATCAGAAGCTGGACTTTAAAGAAAAGGCCCATGCCAAGGTCGGCTCCCTGGACAACACCGCCCACATTCCTGGAGGGGGCAATGTTATG ATTGAGAGCCACAAGCTGAGCTTCCGGGAATCAGCCAAAGCCCGAGTGGACCACGGCGCTGAAATCGTCGTCACCCACTCCCCCGGGGTCGAGACAGGAGGCACTTCCCCTCGCCTGTCCTCCGCCGGCAGCATCAATCTCCTGGAGTCACCACAGCTCTCCACGCTGGCCCAGGATGTCACCGCCGCTCTGGCCAAGCAGGGCTTATGA